A single window of Methanothermobacter marburgensis str. Marburg DNA harbors:
- a CDS encoding phosphatase PAP2 family protein — protein MMQIITLGGTQIFWVLLCLTLYIFGGENEKEAAFIALTALVMGFFLSEFLKAVIARPRPYEVLSWVKHTTTVGGYSMPSGHTVAAFSGFLALYFKFGRLWLFMLFASLVGVSRVCLGLHYPSDVIAGALLGVLCALAALKVEERVKCFGLCNFERLE, from the coding sequence ATGATGCAGATCATAACCCTTGGAGGAACCCAGATATTCTGGGTGCTGCTGTGCCTCACACTCTACATTTTTGGGGGTGAGAACGAGAAGGAGGCCGCATTCATTGCACTCACAGCCCTTGTCATGGGCTTCTTCCTCAGTGAATTCCTGAAGGCTGTTATTGCAAGGCCAAGGCCCTATGAGGTTCTCAGCTGGGTGAAGCACACCACAACAGTTGGCGGGTACTCCATGCCATCAGGGCACACTGTGGCAGCATTCAGCGGTTTCCTGGCACTCTACTTTAAATTTGGGAGACTATGGCTTTTCATGCTCTTTGCTTCCCTTGTTGGTGTTTCAAGGGTGTGCCTTGGTCTACATTACCCCAGTGATGTCATTGCAGGGGCACTCCTTGGAGTTCTATGTGCCCTTGCGGCTTTGAAGGTGGAGGAGAGGGTTAAGTGTTTTGGTCTCTGCAATTTTGAAAGGCTTGAATGA
- the asd gene encoding aspartate-semialdehyde dehydrogenase: protein MVKVGVLGATGMVGQRFIEMLENHPEFELTTLAASSRSAGKPYGEVANWYLDSEMPESVRDIEVVETDPASVGDVDILFSALPADVARKVEPKFAEKYIVASNASAMRMEPDVPLVIPEVNPEFLDLIEVQQRRRGWEGFIITNPNCSTIALTLTLKPIYDSYTIKRVYVSTMQAVSGAGYSGVPSMAILDNIVPYIGGEEEKIETETLHLLGELDDGVVKPASFGVSASCHRVPVVDGHTEAVFVELDDEFEIEDIKEAMDGFQGLPQKLGLYSAPEKPVVVLDEENRPQPRMDRDRDGGMSVTVGRLRKDAAFSNSLRYVLVGHNTVRGAAGASILNAELINEIL, encoded by the coding sequence ATGGTTAAGGTTGGTGTTCTTGGAGCAACAGGGATGGTTGGGCAGCGGTTTATTGAGATGCTTGAGAATCATCCTGAATTTGAACTTACAACCCTCGCGGCATCTTCAAGGTCCGCGGGGAAACCCTACGGGGAGGTTGCAAACTGGTACCTTGACAGTGAGATGCCTGAGTCTGTAAGGGATATAGAGGTTGTTGAAACGGACCCTGCAAGTGTGGGGGATGTGGACATACTGTTCTCTGCACTTCCCGCAGATGTGGCGCGGAAGGTTGAGCCAAAGTTTGCTGAGAAGTACATCGTGGCTTCAAATGCCAGTGCAATGCGAATGGAACCCGATGTTCCCCTTGTGATCCCTGAGGTTAACCCGGAGTTCCTGGACCTCATAGAGGTTCAGCAGAGGAGGAGGGGATGGGAGGGGTTCATCATAACCAACCCCAACTGCTCCACCATAGCACTTACCCTTACACTGAAGCCCATCTATGACAGCTACACCATAAAGAGGGTTTATGTCTCCACCATGCAGGCGGTTTCAGGGGCAGGATACAGTGGGGTGCCATCAATGGCAATACTTGACAATATCGTCCCATATATCGGAGGCGAGGAGGAGAAGATTGAAACCGAGACCCTCCACCTCCTCGGTGAACTTGACGATGGTGTGGTTAAACCTGCAAGTTTCGGTGTGAGCGCATCATGCCACCGTGTCCCTGTTGTTGATGGCCACACAGAAGCTGTCTTCGTGGAACTGGATGATGAATTTGAAATTGAGGACATAAAAGAGGCCATGGACGGGTTTCAGGGGCTCCCACAGAAACTGGGCCTTTACTCAGCACCTGAAAAACCTGTTGTGGTCCTGGATGAGGAGAACAGACCCCAGCCAAGGATGGACAGGGACAGGGATGGTGGAATGTCCGTCACTGTTGGAAGACTCAGGAAGGATGCGGCATTCAGTAACAGCCTTAGATATGTCCTTGTAGGCCACAACACTGTGAGAGGGGCCGCAGGGGCATCGATCCTGAATGCAGAACTTATAAATGAGATACTGTAA
- the dapB gene encoding 4-hydroxy-tetrahydrodipicolinate reductase → MIKVAVTGACGRMGSGIIRRVLEEDDMQLVAAIEAPGTPLKGRDIGEFTATGEVGVKVSDASDLAETLRETEPDVLVDFTVAPAAVETIKTATEAGVNLVVGTTGFSDEQMQTIRESIERTGVRAVISPNMAVGVNVFFKVLSDLAPVLSDYDVEIIEAHHRHKKDAPSGTAVRALEVIAEATSRKPDEVAVHGRSGLTGERTRDEIGVHAVRGGDIVGDHIVLFAGDGERLEIVHRAHSRDAFIGGVIRAVRFIEHAEPGKIMDMGDVLGIK, encoded by the coding sequence ATGATCAAAGTTGCGGTTACCGGCGCCTGCGGGCGCATGGGGTCTGGAATAATAAGGAGGGTGCTTGAAGAGGATGACATGCAGCTTGTGGCTGCCATCGAGGCCCCGGGAACACCCCTTAAGGGAAGGGATATAGGTGAATTCACAGCCACAGGCGAAGTGGGGGTTAAGGTAAGCGACGCATCTGACCTTGCCGAAACACTAAGAGAGACAGAACCCGATGTTCTCGTTGACTTCACAGTGGCACCGGCAGCTGTTGAAACCATAAAGACAGCGACCGAAGCAGGGGTTAACCTTGTGGTTGGAACAACAGGATTTTCAGATGAACAGATGCAGACCATCAGGGAATCCATTGAGAGGACAGGTGTGAGGGCTGTTATCTCACCAAACATGGCAGTGGGCGTCAACGTCTTCTTCAAGGTACTCTCTGATCTGGCACCGGTCCTCTCTGATTATGACGTTGAGATCATAGAGGCCCACCACAGACACAAGAAGGACGCCCCTTCAGGTACCGCGGTGCGTGCACTTGAGGTTATCGCAGAGGCCACCTCCCGGAAACCCGATGAGGTGGCGGTTCATGGGAGGTCCGGCCTTACAGGTGAGAGGACCCGTGATGAGATAGGTGTCCATGCTGTGAGGGGCGGTGACATAGTGGGGGACCACATAGTCCTCTTTGCAGGTGATGGTGAACGCCTTGAAATAGTCCACCGGGCCCACAGCAGGGACGCATTTATAGGTGGAGTTATAAGGGCAGTGAGGTTCATTGAACACGCAGAACCCGGAAAGATAATGGATATGGGGGACGTGCTTGGAATAAAATGA
- the dapA gene encoding 4-hydroxy-tetrahydrodipicolinate synthase yields MKIEGTVVAMVTPFTDDDRVDEAGLRENINYLIENGVDGLLVAGTTGESATITHEEQRRMIDILVDEVNGRVKTIAGAGSNSSREALGLVRYAGDAGADAALVITPYYNKPQPHGLIEHYRMLEQASEIPLIIYNVPSRTGTDIDVDTVSELAGLDGIIGIKEASPDLDKISMLKSRLMDQGTDDFIILSGNDNLTLPMISMGAEGVISVVANVDPARMSRLVNEALSGDFESAMKTHYELYSLMKVLFIESNPVPVKEALNMMGRPAGHVRMPLAPLKDSSREKLRLVLEELALI; encoded by the coding sequence ATGAAGATTGAAGGCACAGTAGTGGCCATGGTGACTCCATTCACAGATGATGACCGGGTGGATGAGGCCGGGCTGCGGGAAAACATAAACTACCTGATTGAGAATGGGGTTGATGGTTTGCTGGTTGCTGGCACAACAGGTGAATCGGCAACCATAACCCATGAGGAACAGAGGAGAATGATTGATATACTCGTTGATGAGGTTAACGGGCGTGTTAAGACCATTGCCGGGGCAGGGAGCAACTCCTCAAGGGAGGCCCTTGGCCTTGTAAGGTATGCAGGGGACGCAGGTGCAGACGCGGCCCTTGTGATAACACCCTACTACAACAAGCCCCAGCCCCATGGGCTCATTGAACACTACCGGATGCTGGAGCAGGCATCGGAAATACCCCTTATAATCTACAATGTGCCCTCAAGGACCGGTACAGATATCGACGTTGACACGGTATCTGAACTTGCAGGGCTCGACGGTATAATCGGTATAAAGGAGGCGAGCCCCGACCTGGATAAGATCTCCATGCTGAAATCACGGCTGATGGACCAGGGCACCGATGATTTTATCATACTCTCAGGTAACGATAACCTCACACTCCCAATGATCTCAATGGGTGCAGAGGGTGTCATATCTGTTGTGGCGAACGTCGATCCAGCCCGTATGAGCCGACTCGTCAACGAGGCCCTCTCAGGGGACTTTGAGTCTGCAATGAAAACCCACTATGAACTTTACAGCCTCATGAAGGTCCTTTTCATCGAGAGCAACCCTGTACCTGTCAAGGAGGCCCTCAACATGATGGGAAGGCCCGCAGGTCATGTCAGGATGCCGCTAGCACCCCTAAAGGACAGCAGCCGTGAGAAACTGAGGCTGGTACTTGAGGAACTGGCACTCATCTGA
- a CDS encoding aspartate kinase, whose product MELIVAKFGGTSIGNGRRIKKAARSVVKEYMKGKKVVVVVSAINKTTDELLQIVDEAMEDAVTEKQLAEIVSMGEMTSVRIFSSAIEALGVKSEYIDPFMDEWPIITDSNLLNAKVDFEATEKKSKELLKLLDQGIIPVVCGFLGRDPNGYITTLGRGGSDITAFLLGHCLKADEVIIVTDVGGVMSTDPNKLQGAKKLDKISVEEMRDLATHGAQVLHPHALKYKDPDINAKIIGFEHGDLSAPGTEIIGPSKNKMVKTTTLNPEPISVVAVVGEKILNKPGILAKLTSKLAENSINIIGISTGQNSVTIFVDKKDADEAHRLLHDVVIADDNLSSLSLGRDIAMITISSPDFIDTPGIISEITKPLRDNDLNIVEISSSQTSVVIFVDWNDGKKAYELVRGVLE is encoded by the coding sequence ATGGAGTTAATAGTTGCTAAATTTGGCGGTACATCTATAGGAAATGGTAGACGAATTAAAAAAGCGGCCCGTTCTGTCGTGAAGGAGTACATGAAGGGCAAGAAGGTCGTTGTTGTTGTATCTGCCATCAATAAGACAACCGATGAACTCCTTCAGATAGTTGATGAGGCAATGGAAGATGCTGTTACAGAAAAGCAGCTGGCTGAAATAGTATCCATGGGTGAAATGACCAGTGTAAGGATATTCTCCTCTGCAATAGAGGCACTTGGAGTTAAATCTGAATACATAGACCCATTCATGGATGAATGGCCAATAATAACCGACAGCAACCTTTTAAATGCTAAGGTGGACTTTGAGGCAACCGAGAAGAAGTCAAAGGAACTCCTCAAACTCCTCGACCAGGGAATAATACCGGTGGTGTGCGGGTTCCTTGGGAGGGACCCCAATGGTTACATAACAACCCTGGGAAGGGGTGGAAGTGACATCACAGCCTTCCTCCTGGGACACTGCCTGAAGGCGGATGAGGTTATAATCGTAACCGATGTTGGGGGCGTAATGTCAACGGATCCAAATAAACTGCAGGGCGCAAAGAAGCTTGATAAGATCTCTGTTGAGGAGATGAGGGATCTTGCAACCCATGGGGCGCAAGTACTACACCCACATGCCCTGAAATACAAGGACCCGGATATCAATGCAAAGATCATAGGTTTCGAGCATGGGGATCTCTCAGCCCCGGGCACTGAAATCATAGGCCCTTCAAAGAATAAGATGGTCAAGACAACAACCCTCAACCCTGAACCAATATCTGTGGTTGCAGTTGTGGGGGAGAAGATACTCAACAAGCCCGGTATACTGGCAAAGTTAACCTCAAAGCTTGCAGAGAACTCCATTAACATCATAGGAATTTCAACAGGCCAGAACTCCGTTACAATATTCGTTGATAAGAAGGACGCCGATGAGGCGCACAGGCTCCTCCATGACGTGGTCATTGCAGATGATAACCTCAGTTCACTCTCCCTGGGAAGGGATATTGCAATGATAACCATATCCAGCCCTGACTTCATAGACACTCCGGGCATAATATCCGAGATCACCAAGCCCCTCAGGGATAATGACCTTAACATAGTTGAAATTTCATCCTCACAGACATCTGTGGTTATATTTGTTGACTGGAATGATGGTAAAAAGGCGTATGAACTTGTAAGGGGTGTTCTTGAATGA
- a CDS encoding 30S ribosomal protein S17e → MGNIRTSFVKRIAKELIETHPGKFTSDFDKNKKLVEEFSTVSTKHLRNKIAGYITRIISQQK, encoded by the coding sequence ATGGGAAACATAAGAACTTCCTTTGTAAAAAGAATCGCGAAAGAACTGATAGAAACTCACCCAGGTAAATTCACATCTGATTTTGATAAAAACAAGAAACTTGTGGAGGAGTTCTCAACAGTCAGCACAAAACACCTCAGGAACAAGATAGCAGGTTACATCACAAGGATAATCAGCCAGCAGAAATAA
- a CDS encoding chorismate mutase — translation MDESRALETLKRSRREIDRIDREILDLISSRTSLAREIAEAKVALGMEIFDPERELEIIERTRRIARAYGINEDKLIQLMKILMDLSKTEQKELLRRQ, via the coding sequence ATGGACGAATCCAGAGCACTGGAAACCCTTAAAAGGTCCAGAAGGGAAATAGATAGAATAGACAGGGAGATCCTTGACCTCATATCCTCACGGACATCCCTTGCACGTGAGATAGCTGAGGCCAAAGTTGCCCTGGGAATGGAAATATTCGACCCTGAGAGGGAGCTTGAGATCATAGAGAGGACCCGGAGAATCGCCAGGGCCTATGGTATCAATGAGGATAAGCTCATACAGCTGATGAAGATTCTGATGGATCTAAGCAAAACTGAACAGAAAGAACTGTTAAGGAGGCAATGA
- a CDS encoding shikimate kinase → MRKAVRAPGSATVINAIATGRGSAFGIGLSVRAEAELIDSGIECISLEGADTALIELCTEMVLEHYGADTGVRVVTASDLPVASGLSSSSAASNATVMAVSELISEEFQLEPMDGSEMLNMAVDASLRAGVTVTGAYDDASASFYGGLTVTDNMARRIICRREMENQKVLIYMPDRKSLTAQSDVPRMKLLAPWVDMAFREVLEGRVHSALTLNGILYCASLGFDPGIALDALEAGALSAGLSGTGPAFVALADEDSAGKVIDSWENLEGNVTVTSVDNQGTHVLD, encoded by the coding sequence TTGAGAAAAGCAGTAAGAGCACCTGGATCAGCCACGGTTATAAATGCCATTGCAACAGGAAGGGGCTCTGCATTCGGGATAGGCCTCAGTGTCAGGGCAGAGGCAGAACTCATAGATTCCGGTATAGAGTGCATCTCCCTTGAGGGTGCGGACACAGCACTCATAGAGCTATGCACAGAGATGGTCCTCGAGCATTACGGCGCCGATACTGGCGTGAGGGTGGTCACAGCCTCTGATTTACCCGTTGCGAGCGGTCTTTCAAGCAGCAGCGCGGCATCCAATGCCACCGTGATGGCGGTTTCTGAACTCATATCAGAGGAATTTCAGCTGGAACCCATGGATGGAAGTGAGATGCTCAACATGGCAGTGGACGCATCCCTCAGGGCAGGGGTGACGGTTACGGGGGCCTATGATGATGCAAGCGCATCATTCTATGGGGGCCTCACCGTGACAGATAACATGGCAAGGCGTATAATCTGCAGGAGGGAAATGGAAAATCAAAAGGTATTAATATACATGCCGGACAGAAAATCACTGACTGCACAATCAGATGTCCCGAGGATGAAACTGCTGGCCCCCTGGGTTGACATGGCCTTCAGGGAGGTCCTTGAGGGCAGGGTGCACAGTGCACTGACACTCAACGGGATACTCTATTGTGCATCCCTGGGATTCGATCCGGGAATAGCCCTCGATGCCCTTGAGGCAGGTGCCCTCTCAGCGGGTCTTTCAGGCACAGGACCGGCCTTTGTGGCGCTGGCTGATGAAGATTCTGCAGGGAAGGTCATTGATTCATGGGAGAACCTTGAGGGCAATGTTACTGTAACATCAGTGGATAACCAGGGTACACATGTGCTTGACTGA
- the sppA gene encoding signal peptide peptidase SppA: MDRNGKIIAGLIVVLSISGLVMSISGFIGEAEGTVAIIPVHGAIAYDSAGFSDAVSPDDIKNLIEEANSDPSVKAIVLDINSPGGTPVASEELMDAIKKSEKPVVSWISDSGTSGAYLAASASDRIVASPSAWVGSIGVILDLTDLSEMYRQMGINKYAIKAGEYKDMGADYRMITDEERQMLQSMVNEEYDYFIRTVAANRNLSVSYVRGLAEGRIFTGRQALKNRLVDYTGGRDYAVDVAAKLAGLKNYDTVTLEPPGGFVKILSSMFSKLGSAGSANTTEHLKI, from the coding sequence ATGGACAGAAACGGTAAGATTATTGCTGGTTTAATTGTGGTTCTATCAATTTCAGGGCTGGTCATGTCAATTTCAGGGTTCATCGGCGAAGCTGAAGGTACTGTGGCAATCATACCGGTTCACGGGGCCATAGCCTATGATTCAGCAGGGTTTTCTGATGCTGTAAGCCCTGATGACATAAAGAATCTTATCGAGGAGGCCAATAGTGATCCGTCAGTTAAGGCCATAGTCCTGGATATAAACAGTCCAGGAGGGACTCCAGTTGCGAGTGAGGAACTGATGGATGCCATAAAAAAATCTGAAAAACCTGTTGTAAGCTGGATAAGCGATTCCGGAACCTCAGGGGCATACCTTGCAGCCTCGGCATCTGACAGGATAGTTGCAAGTCCATCTGCATGGGTCGGGAGCATAGGTGTCATACTTGACCTCACAGACCTCTCTGAGATGTACAGACAGATGGGTATAAACAAGTATGCAATAAAGGCCGGGGAGTACAAGGATATGGGTGCGGATTACCGTATGATAACCGATGAGGAGAGGCAGATGCTCCAGTCAATGGTAAATGAGGAGTATGACTACTTCATAAGGACCGTTGCTGCCAACAGAAACCTCAGCGTATCATATGTGCGTGGCCTTGCAGAGGGAAGGATATTCACTGGAAGACAGGCCCTGAAGAACCGGCTTGTGGATTATACCGGTGGAAGGGACTATGCTGTTGATGTGGCGGCTAAACTTGCAGGTTTAAAGAACTATGACACCGTAACCCTCGAGCCACCAGGTGGATTCGTGAAGATCCTCTCAAGCATGTTCTCAAAGCTTGGATCTGCAGGTTCAGCAAATACAACAGAACACCTCAAGATCTAA
- a CDS encoding MJ0307 family thioredoxin, with protein sequence MVVKIEVFTSPTCPYCPMAIEVVDEAKKEFGDKIDVEKIDIMVDREKAIDYGLMAVPAIAINGVVRFVGAPGREELFEAISDEIE encoded by the coding sequence ATGGTTGTTAAGATAGAGGTTTTCACATCCCCAACCTGTCCCTACTGTCCAATGGCGATTGAGGTTGTTGATGAGGCCAAGAAGGAATTCGGGGACAAAATAGATGTTGAAAAAATTGACATAATGGTTGACCGGGAGAAGGCAATTGACTATGGTCTCATGGCAGTCCCTGCAATAGCTATAAACGGCGTTGTGAGGTTCGTTGGGGCCCCTGGTAGGGAGGAACTCTTCGAAGCCATAAGCGACGAAATAGAATAG
- the cbiD gene encoding cobalt-precorrin-5B (C(1))-methyltransferase CbiD has translation MKDERVFGITTGTAATAAALASLLCLRDRVVKRVNVETPSGKIDVDVDSVERISQDTARASVIKRPYGDPDVTVNLSIMAEVQITGTSGVLIRGGEGVGTVTKPGLQVPPGEAAINPVPRRMIEDNLRRYLRNGEGAIVTVSVPEGEKIASKTMNPRLGIEGGISILGTSGIARPMSSSAYRRSLACQIDIAVARGFRELVFVPGNIGERFAREYFKRIEEERIIQMANFPGYMLGEAAKKGVKRIILMGHAGKLIKLSAGIFQTKNSIADARREIMTAHAALSGAAPEVTERIFNLPTVEEMISELERAGLMEEVFNSISKSIRERCSERFPFETDVLIFSLDGRILNSSFKTTPAHRFRDGDHNR, from the coding sequence ATGAAGGATGAGAGGGTATTCGGGATCACTACGGGGACAGCTGCCACTGCAGCGGCCCTCGCATCACTTCTATGTTTAAGGGATCGTGTGGTTAAAAGAGTAAATGTTGAAACCCCTTCAGGAAAAATCGATGTGGACGTTGATTCTGTTGAAAGGATCTCCCAGGACACGGCAAGGGCCAGTGTAATAAAGAGGCCCTACGGAGACCCTGATGTCACAGTGAACCTCAGCATCATGGCAGAGGTTCAGATCACAGGAACATCTGGAGTCTTAATCAGGGGCGGTGAGGGTGTCGGTACCGTGACAAAGCCGGGACTCCAGGTCCCCCCGGGTGAGGCTGCAATAAACCCCGTCCCCAGGAGAATGATAGAGGATAATCTGAGAAGATACCTCAGGAATGGCGAGGGGGCGATTGTCACGGTTTCGGTTCCCGAGGGGGAGAAAATCGCATCAAAAACCATGAACCCCCGCCTCGGGATTGAGGGGGGTATCTCCATCCTGGGGACAAGTGGCATTGCAAGACCCATGTCCTCCTCAGCCTACAGGAGATCCCTTGCATGTCAGATTGACATTGCAGTCGCCCGTGGGTTCAGGGAACTCGTATTCGTCCCTGGTAACATAGGGGAAAGGTTTGCCAGGGAATACTTCAAGCGGATTGAAGAGGAGCGAATAATACAGATGGCCAACTTCCCGGGTTACATGCTGGGGGAGGCCGCCAAAAAGGGTGTGAAGAGGATCATACTGATGGGCCATGCAGGTAAACTCATAAAGCTCTCTGCGGGGATATTCCAGACAAAGAACTCCATTGCAGATGCCCGACGCGAGATAATGACAGCACATGCTGCCCTCAGCGGTGCAGCGCCAGAGGTTACAGAAAGGATCTTCAACCTTCCAACCGTTGAGGAGATGATCAGTGAACTCGAAAGGGCAGGACTGATGGAGGAGGTATTCAACAGCATCAGCAAATCAATAAGGGAGAGGTGTTCTGAAAGGTTCCCATTTGAAACCGACGTTTTGATCTTCAGCCTGGATGGTAGAATACTCAACTCCAGCTTTAAAACCACACCTGCCCACAGATTCAGGGACGGCGATCATAATCGTTAG
- the moaC gene encoding cyclic pyranopterin monophosphate synthase MoaC, whose product MKGFTHTDGKSVRMVDVGSKAVVRRTATAEGHISLTEDTLKLIRKKRIEKGNVLVTAQIAAIAAVKRTWDLIPLCHPLPVTGVDVEFDVTADGITARVTVRCDGKTGVEMEALTGVSVALLTIWDMVKSVEKDEDGQYPETAISNIRVLKKEKAELEEVVE is encoded by the coding sequence ATGAAAGGATTTACCCACACAGATGGAAAATCTGTACGTATGGTTGATGTGGGCTCGAAGGCGGTTGTCAGAAGGACGGCGACCGCTGAAGGTCACATATCACTCACAGAGGATACTCTGAAATTGATCAGGAAAAAAAGGATTGAGAAGGGAAACGTTCTTGTAACGGCCCAGATAGCAGCCATAGCTGCGGTTAAACGGACCTGGGACCTCATACCCCTCTGTCACCCGCTTCCTGTAACAGGGGTTGATGTTGAATTCGATGTTACGGCTGACGGGATCACCGCCAGGGTGACTGTGAGGTGCGATGGAAAAACAGGTGTTGAAATGGAGGCCCTTACAGGGGTTTCTGTGGCCCTCCTTACAATCTGGGACATGGTCAAAAGTGTTGAGAAGGACGAGGATGGCCAGTACCCTGAAACTGCAATCAGTAATATCAGGGTCCTTAAAAAGGAGAAGGCAGAACTGGAAGAAGTGGTTGAATGA